The proteins below are encoded in one region of Sminthopsis crassicaudata isolate SCR6 chromosome 1, ASM4859323v1, whole genome shotgun sequence:
- the CHP2 gene encoding calcineurin B homologous protein 2: MGSQGSHLEREPELDLILEETGFSLANLNRLHHRFRDLDRNHKGYLSRMDLHSIKELEMNPLGDRIINSFFPDGGQCVDFRGFVRVLAHFRPLEEEGPHARDPQKPEPLNSRNNKLRFAFQLYDLDCDGKISKKEMLQVLRLMVGVEVTDEQLEVIADRTVQEADLDGDGAVSFVEFAKSLEKMNVEHKMSIRILK; this comes from the exons ATGGGATCCCAGGGCTCTCACCTGGAACGAGAACCCGAACTGGACTTGATCCTAGAGGAGACCGGCT tcTCTCTGGCCAACCTCAATCGCCTCCATCACCGCTTCCGGGACTTGGACAGGAATCATAAGGGTTACCTGAG CCGGATGGACCTGCACAGCATAAAAGAACTGGAGATGAACCCGCTGGGGGACCGCATCATCAACAGCTTTTTCCCAGACGG GGGGCAGTGCGTGGATTTCCGAGGCTTTGTCCGGGTCCTGGCCCATTTTCGACCCCTGGAAGAAGAGGGTCCCCATGCGAGGGACCCCCAGAAGCCCGAGCCTCTAAACAGCCGGAACAACAAACTGCGCT TTGCTTTTCAGCTCTATGACCTGGACTGTGATGGAAAGATCTCAAAGAAAGAGATGTTACAG GTCTTGCGGTTGATGGTGGGGGTTGAGGTGACAGACGAGCAGCTGGAAGTCATTGCAGACCGGACGGTGCAAGAAGCCGATTTGGACGGGGACGGAGCCGTGTCCTTTGTGGAGTTTGCCAAG TCCTTAGAGAAGATGAACGTGGAACACAAGATGAGCATCCGGATCCTGAAGTGA